In a genomic window of Pseudomonas oryzihabitans:
- a CDS encoding efflux RND transporter permease subunit, whose amino-acid sequence MNFSQFFIRRPIFAAVLSLIILIGGAISLFQLPISEYPEVVPPTVVVRATFPGANPKVIGETVAAPLEQAMNGVEHMLYLSSQSTADGKLTLTITFALGTNLDTAQVQVQNRVTRTLPKLPEEVQRLGVTADKASPDLAMVVHLTSPDQRYDMLYLSNYALINVKDELARLDGVGDVQLFGMGDYSLRVWLDPDKVASRGLTASDVVAAIREQNRQVAAGALGAPPTPGSTSFQLAINTQGRLVDEEEFANIIVRAGSDGQITRLRDIARIELGSNQYALRSLLNNQPAVAIPIFQRPGSNAIDLSNQVRAKMAELKQSFPQGMDYEIVYDPTIFVRGSIEAVVHTLFEAIILVVLVVILFLQTWRASIIPLAAVPVSLIGTFAVMHAFGFSLNALSLFGLVLAIGIVVDDAIVVVENVERNIGLGLDPVAATRRAMGEVTGPIIATALVLCAVFVPTAFISGLTGQFYRQFALTIAISTVISAFNSLTLSPALAAVLLKGHDAPKDRFSRLLDRLFGGWLFAPFNRFFDKASHGYVGTVRRVLRGGSIVLVLYVVLLGLTGLGLIKTPTGFVPPQDKQYLVAFAQLPDAATLDRSEDVIRRMSAIALKHPGVESTVAFPGLSINGFTNSPNSGIVFVTLKPFEERRDASLSAGAIAAQLNGEFASIQESIIAIFPPPPVQGLGSIGGFRLQVEDRGNLGYEELYTQTQSVLAKARQLPELAPESLFTSYQVNVPQIDAHIDREKAKTHGVPIDAIFDTLQAYLGSTYANDFNRFGRTFQVNVQADQRFRLEPEQIGQLKVRNDRGEMVPLSTFVKISDTAGPDRVMHYNGFLTAEINGAPAPGYSSGQAQAAIERLLKQELPNGMTFEWTELTYQQILSGNTALLVFPLCVLLAFLVLAAQYESWSLPLAVILIVPMTLLSAITGVILAGSDNNIFTQIGLIVLVGLACKNAILIVEFAKDQQATGKDRVAAVLEACRLRLRPILMTSFAFIMGVVPLVTSTGAGAEMRHAMGVAVFSGMLGVTFFGLLLTPLFYTLVRAFVERRQARSAIAREAQA is encoded by the coding sequence ATGAACTTCTCCCAGTTCTTCATCCGCCGGCCGATCTTCGCCGCCGTGCTCTCGCTGATCATCCTGATCGGCGGGGCCATCTCGCTGTTCCAGTTACCGATCAGCGAATACCCCGAGGTGGTACCGCCCACCGTGGTGGTACGCGCCACCTTCCCCGGCGCCAACCCCAAGGTGATCGGCGAGACCGTCGCCGCGCCCCTGGAGCAGGCCATGAACGGCGTGGAGCACATGCTCTATCTATCGTCCCAGTCCACCGCCGACGGCAAGCTGACGCTGACCATCACCTTCGCCCTGGGCACCAACCTGGATACCGCCCAGGTGCAGGTGCAGAACCGCGTCACCCGCACCCTGCCCAAACTGCCGGAAGAGGTGCAGCGCCTCGGCGTGACCGCCGACAAGGCCTCGCCGGACCTGGCGATGGTGGTGCACCTGACCTCGCCGGACCAGCGCTACGACATGCTCTACCTGTCCAACTACGCCCTGATCAACGTCAAGGACGAGCTGGCACGACTGGACGGCGTGGGCGACGTCCAGCTGTTCGGCATGGGCGACTATTCCCTGCGCGTCTGGCTCGATCCGGACAAGGTGGCCTCGCGCGGCCTGACCGCCAGCGACGTGGTCGCCGCCATCCGCGAGCAGAACCGCCAGGTCGCGGCCGGTGCCCTGGGCGCGCCGCCGACACCGGGCAGCACCAGCTTCCAGTTGGCCATCAACACCCAGGGGCGCCTGGTGGATGAGGAAGAATTCGCCAACATCATCGTGCGCGCCGGCAGCGACGGCCAGATCACCCGGCTGCGCGACATCGCCCGCATCGAACTGGGCTCCAACCAGTACGCGCTGAGATCTCTGCTGAACAACCAGCCGGCGGTGGCCATCCCGATCTTCCAGCGCCCCGGCAGCAATGCCATCGACCTGTCCAACCAGGTGCGCGCCAAGATGGCCGAGCTCAAGCAGAGCTTCCCCCAGGGCATGGACTACGAGATCGTCTACGACCCGACCATCTTCGTGCGCGGCTCCATCGAAGCCGTGGTGCACACCCTGTTCGAAGCCATCATCCTGGTGGTGCTGGTGGTGATCCTGTTCCTGCAGACCTGGCGCGCCTCCATCATTCCCCTGGCGGCGGTGCCGGTGTCGCTGATCGGCACCTTCGCGGTGATGCACGCCTTCGGCTTCTCGCTCAATGCGCTGTCGCTGTTCGGCCTGGTGCTGGCCATCGGCATCGTGGTGGACGACGCCATCGTGGTGGTGGAAAACGTCGAGCGGAATATCGGTCTCGGCCTCGACCCGGTGGCGGCCACCCGGCGCGCCATGGGCGAGGTGACCGGCCCGATCATCGCCACCGCCCTGGTGCTCTGCGCGGTGTTCGTTCCCACCGCCTTCATCTCCGGCCTCACCGGGCAGTTCTACCGGCAATTCGCCCTGACCATCGCCATCTCCACGGTGATCTCGGCCTTCAACTCCCTGACCCTGTCGCCGGCCCTGGCCGCCGTGCTGCTCAAGGGCCACGATGCGCCCAAGGACCGCTTCTCGCGGCTGCTCGACCGCTTGTTCGGCGGCTGGTTGTTCGCCCCCTTCAACCGTTTCTTCGACAAGGCCAGCCATGGCTACGTCGGCACCGTGCGCCGCGTGCTGCGCGGCGGTTCCATCGTGCTGGTGCTCTATGTGGTGCTGCTCGGCCTGACCGGCCTGGGTCTGATCAAGACGCCCACCGGCTTCGTACCGCCGCAGGACAAGCAGTACCTGGTGGCCTTCGCCCAGTTGCCCGACGCCGCCACCCTGGATCGCAGCGAGGACGTCATCCGCCGCATGTCGGCCATCGCCCTCAAGCACCCCGGCGTGGAAAGCACCGTGGCCTTCCCCGGCCTGTCCATCAACGGCTTCACCAACAGCCCCAACAGCGGCATCGTCTTCGTGACCCTGAAGCCCTTCGAGGAGCGCCGCGATGCCTCGCTGTCGGCCGGTGCCATCGCCGCCCAGCTCAATGGTGAATTCGCGTCCATCCAGGAATCCATCATCGCCATCTTCCCGCCGCCGCCGGTACAGGGGCTGGGCAGCATCGGCGGCTTCCGCCTGCAGGTGGAGGACCGCGGCAACCTGGGCTACGAGGAACTCTACACCCAGACCCAGAGCGTGCTGGCCAAGGCGCGGCAGTTGCCGGAGCTGGCGCCGGAGTCGCTGTTCACCAGCTACCAGGTCAACGTGCCGCAGATCGATGCCCACATCGACCGCGAGAAGGCCAAGACCCACGGGGTGCCCATCGACGCCATCTTCGACACCCTGCAGGCCTACCTGGGCTCGACCTACGCCAACGACTTCAATCGCTTCGGCCGCACCTTCCAGGTCAACGTCCAGGCCGACCAGCGCTTCCGCCTGGAGCCCGAGCAGATCGGCCAGCTCAAGGTGCGCAACGACCGCGGCGAGATGGTGCCCCTGTCCACCTTCGTCAAGATCAGCGACACCGCCGGCCCCGACCGGGTGATGCACTACAACGGCTTCCTCACCGCCGAGATCAACGGCGCGCCAGCACCGGGCTACAGCTCCGGCCAGGCCCAGGCGGCCATCGAGCGGCTGCTCAAGCAGGAGCTGCCCAACGGCATGACCTTCGAATGGACCGAGCTGACCTACCAGCAGATCCTCTCCGGCAATACCGCCCTGCTGGTGTTCCCGCTCTGCGTGCTGCTGGCCTTCCTGGTGCTGGCCGCCCAGTACGAGAGCTGGAGCCTGCCGCTGGCGGTGATCCTGATCGTGCCCATGACCCTACTCTCGGCCATCACCGGGGTGATCCTGGCCGGCAGCGACAACAACATCTTCACCCAGATCGGCCTGATCGTGCTGGTGGGCCTGGCGTGCAAGAACGCCATCCTCATCGTCGAGTTCGCCAAGGACCAGCAGGCCACCGGCAAGGACCGCGTCGCCGCGGTGCTGGAGGCCTGCCGCCTGCGGCTGCGGCCCATCCTGATGACCAGCTTCGCCTTCATCATGGGCGTGGTACCCCTGGTGACCTCCACCGGCGCCGGCGCCGAGATGCGCCACGCCATGGGCGTCGCGGTGTTCTCCGGGATGCTCGGGGTGACCTTCTTCGGCCTGCTGCTCACACCGCTGTTCTATACCCTGGTGCGCGCCTTCGTGGAGCGTCGCCAGGCCCGTTCCGCCATCGCCCGGGAGGCCCAGGCATGA
- a CDS encoding efflux transporter outer membrane subunit translates to MKVFAPLLLALAVSACAVGPHYQALQPAPAQLKASQQPSVYDQGRFEALWWRQFEDPTLNALVASSLDGNRELRAAFARLRAARALRDDDANDLYPTVTSRASSQLGKAQQPGFTEERVNSDRYDLGLDMAWEIDLFGRVRHALEASDARAEAAASDLAALQVSLIAELVDAYGDLRGAQLRERIARDNLGNQREARRLTVTLRDEGMGSDLDVQRSEARLAATEASLPEFQAQATRARNRIATLLGERPDALSVDLSPKALPAIAKRLPIGDPGELLRRRPDVAAAERRLAAATADVGVATADLFPRVSLSGFLGFTAGRGSQIGSSAARAWALGPSISWPAFDLGSVRARLRGARAGSNEALANYEQQVLTALEESANAFSDYGRRQERLQALIRQSVASRAAADQAEIRYREGGTDFLVLLDAQRERLAAEDQQAQGEIELYRGIVALYKALGGGWDVPPARLAQATASPAPAL, encoded by the coding sequence ATGAAGGTCTTCGCTCCCCTGCTGCTGGCGCTGGCGGTTTCCGCCTGCGCCGTCGGCCCGCACTACCAGGCGCTGCAGCCGGCGCCCGCCCAGCTCAAGGCCAGCCAGCAGCCCAGCGTCTATGACCAGGGCCGCTTCGAGGCCCTCTGGTGGCGCCAGTTCGAGGACCCGACCCTCAACGCCCTGGTCGCCAGCAGCCTGGACGGCAACCGCGAATTGCGCGCCGCCTTCGCCCGGCTGCGCGCCGCCCGTGCCCTGCGCGACGACGACGCCAACGACCTCTATCCGACGGTCACCAGCCGCGCCAGCAGCCAGCTCGGCAAGGCCCAGCAACCCGGTTTCACCGAGGAACGGGTCAACAGCGACCGCTACGACCTGGGCCTGGACATGGCCTGGGAAATCGATCTGTTCGGTCGGGTCCGCCATGCCCTGGAAGCCAGCGACGCCCGCGCCGAAGCGGCGGCCTCCGACCTCGCCGCCCTGCAGGTCAGCCTGATCGCGGAATTGGTGGACGCCTATGGCGACCTGCGCGGCGCCCAGCTGCGCGAACGCATCGCCCGCGACAACCTGGGCAACCAGCGCGAGGCCCGCCGGCTGACCGTGACCCTGAGGGACGAAGGCATGGGCAGCGACCTGGACGTGCAACGCAGCGAAGCACGCCTGGCCGCCACCGAGGCCAGCCTGCCGGAGTTCCAGGCCCAGGCCACCCGCGCGCGCAATCGCATCGCCACCCTGCTCGGCGAGCGGCCGGATGCCCTGAGCGTGGATCTCTCGCCCAAGGCCCTACCGGCCATCGCCAAGCGCCTGCCCATCGGCGATCCCGGCGAATTGCTGCGCCGCCGCCCGGACGTGGCCGCCGCCGAGCGCCGCCTGGCCGCCGCCACCGCCGACGTGGGCGTGGCCACGGCCGATCTCTTCCCGCGGGTCAGCCTCTCGGGCTTTCTCGGCTTCACCGCCGGGCGCGGCTCGCAGATCGGCAGCAGCGCCGCCCGCGCCTGGGCCCTCGGACCGAGTATCAGTTGGCCGGCCTTCGACCTGGGCAGCGTCCGCGCCCGCTTGCGCGGCGCCCGCGCCGGCTCCAATGAAGCCCTGGCCAACTACGAGCAGCAGGTACTGACCGCCCTGGAAGAGAGCGCCAACGCCTTCAGCGACTACGGGCGCCGCCAGGAACGCCTGCAGGCCCTGATCCGCCAGTCGGTGGCCAGCCGCGCCGCCGCCGACCAGGCCGAGATCCGCTATCGCGAAGGCGGCACCGACTTCCTGGTGCTGCTCGACGCCCAGCGCGAGCGCCTGGCCGCCGAGGACCAGCAGGCCCAGGGCGAGATCGAGCTCTATCGCGGCATCGTTGCCCTCTACAAGGCCCTGGGTGGCGGCTGGGATGTCCCGCCCGCCCGTCTCGCCCAGGCCACCGCTTCCCCCGCGCCGGCGCTCTGA
- a CDS encoding monovalent cation/H+ antiporter subunit A, whose protein sequence is MVLALIIALPFMGTLLSLLAGRRSRSACALATALAPAVALALLLTQLPAVLEGAVLLHRVDWLPALGLNLSLRLDGLGLMFVLMILVIGLLVILYAAYYLGKDEPVGRFFAYLLLFMGAMLGMVLAENLLLLMVFWELTSLASFLLIGFWSHSKEARQGARMALTVTGGGGLALLAGILLIGHIVGSFELSDVLAAGPLITGHALYPLALILVLLGVFTKSAQFPFHFWLPQAMAAPTPVSAYLHSATMVKAGVFLLARLYPALADSDWWFYIVTLTGLATLVVGAVLALFQHDLKGLLAYSTISHLGLITLLFGLDTQLSTVAAVFHILNHATFKASLFMAAGIIDHETGSRDMRRLAGLWRYMPHTAVLAMVAAAAMGGVPLLNGFLSKEMFFNETLNHGLFGSFSWIVPALAVLYGVFSVAYSLRFIHDVFFNGEPRDLPHYPPHEPPRYMKIPVEILVLLCLLVGIVPGYTVAPLLAAGASAALGGSLPEYSLAIWHGFNTALMMSILAMVGGVVVYACRQPLFRWQAGLPDVDARLVFEHALNRLIGFARGVTQRLESGSLQRYIALMLLATLVLLVTALSGLDVLGGEVALSPVDPLTALGLGILMLTAVLTVVFHRNRLKALMTLSTVGLIVSLLFARYSAPDLALTQLSVEVVTIILLVLALFFMPDRTPIESSSLRGLRDVLLAGGLGLMVALLAYAVLTRPYTGIGDFFLANSVSGGGGYNVVNVILVDFRGFDTLGEITVLAIAAAGVYGLLKHLHLPHPLVDPKGTPWSRDSHPMILNNVARVLLPLALLVSAFVFVRGHNLPGGGFIAGLITAIALILQYVAHGVTWTQRRLPVSYHTLAGLGVLIAALTGLGSLAFGRPFLTTAFDYFAIPLIGKTELATALIFDLGVYLAVVGATLLILSNLGHVSRDETDKDGSSQEVL, encoded by the coding sequence ATGGTATTGGCGCTGATCATCGCGTTGCCTTTCATGGGCACCCTCCTTTCGCTGCTGGCCGGGCGCCGCAGCCGATCGGCCTGTGCCCTGGCGACCGCGTTGGCGCCCGCCGTGGCCCTGGCCCTGTTGCTCACGCAGCTGCCAGCCGTGCTGGAGGGCGCCGTGCTGCTGCACCGGGTCGACTGGCTGCCGGCGCTGGGCCTGAATCTCAGCCTGCGCCTGGACGGCCTGGGGCTGATGTTCGTCCTGATGATCCTGGTCATCGGCCTCTTGGTGATCCTCTATGCCGCCTATTACCTGGGCAAGGACGAGCCGGTCGGGCGCTTCTTCGCCTACCTGCTGCTGTTCATGGGCGCCATGCTGGGCATGGTGCTGGCGGAAAACCTGCTGCTGCTGATGGTGTTCTGGGAGCTGACCAGCCTGGCGTCCTTCCTGCTGATCGGTTTCTGGAGCCACAGCAAGGAAGCGCGCCAGGGCGCGCGCATGGCGCTGACCGTCACTGGCGGTGGCGGCCTGGCGCTGCTCGCCGGCATCCTCTTGATCGGCCATATCGTCGGCAGCTTCGAACTCAGCGACGTCCTGGCCGCCGGCCCGCTGATCACCGGCCACGCCCTCTATCCGCTGGCGCTGATCCTGGTGCTGTTGGGCGTCTTCACCAAGTCCGCGCAATTCCCCTTCCACTTCTGGCTGCCCCAGGCCATGGCCGCGCCGACGCCGGTGTCGGCCTATCTGCACTCGGCGACCATGGTCAAGGCCGGGGTCTTCCTTCTGGCGCGCCTTTATCCGGCGCTGGCCGATTCGGACTGGTGGTTCTACATCGTCACCCTCACCGGCCTCGCCACCCTGGTGGTGGGCGCCGTCCTGGCGCTGTTCCAGCACGACCTCAAGGGGCTGCTGGCCTATTCCACCATCAGCCACCTGGGCCTGATCACCCTGCTGTTCGGCCTCGACACCCAGCTGTCCACCGTGGCGGCGGTGTTCCACATCCTCAACCACGCCACCTTCAAGGCCTCGCTGTTCATGGCCGCCGGGATCATCGACCACGAGACCGGCAGCCGCGACATGCGCCGCCTCGCCGGTCTCTGGCGCTACATGCCGCACACCGCGGTGCTGGCCATGGTCGCCGCCGCGGCCATGGGCGGGGTGCCCTTGCTCAACGGCTTCCTGAGCAAGGAGATGTTCTTCAACGAGACCCTCAACCACGGCCTGTTCGGTAGCTTCAGCTGGATAGTGCCGGCGCTGGCGGTGCTCTACGGGGTCTTCTCGGTGGCCTATTCGCTGCGCTTCATCCACGACGTCTTCTTCAACGGCGAACCGCGCGACCTGCCCCACTATCCGCCCCACGAGCCGCCGCGCTACATGAAGATCCCGGTGGAGATCCTGGTGCTGCTCTGCCTGCTGGTCGGCATAGTGCCCGGCTACACCGTGGCGCCGCTGTTGGCCGCTGGTGCCAGCGCCGCCCTGGGCGGCAGCCTGCCCGAGTACAGCCTGGCCATCTGGCACGGCTTCAACACCGCCCTGATGATGAGCATCCTGGCCATGGTGGGTGGCGTGGTGGTCTACGCCTGCCGCCAGCCGCTGTTCCGCTGGCAGGCGGGCCTGCCGGACGTGGATGCCCGCCTGGTCTTCGAGCACGCCCTCAACCGCCTGATCGGCTTCGCACGAGGTGTCACCCAGCGCCTGGAGAGCGGTTCGCTGCAGCGCTACATCGCCCTGATGCTGCTGGCCACCCTGGTGCTGCTGGTGACGGCGCTGTCCGGCCTGGATGTCCTCGGCGGCGAGGTCGCGCTCTCCCCCGTCGATCCGCTCACCGCCCTGGGCCTGGGTATCCTCATGCTGACCGCGGTGCTGACGGTGGTCTTCCATCGCAACCGCCTCAAAGCGCTGATGACCCTGAGCACCGTGGGCCTGATCGTGTCTCTGCTGTTCGCCCGCTATTCCGCGCCGGACCTGGCGCTGACCCAGCTGTCGGTGGAGGTGGTGACCATCATCCTGCTGGTGCTGGCGCTGTTCTTCATGCCCGATCGCACCCCCATCGAATCCAGCAGCCTGCGTGGCCTGCGCGATGTGCTGCTGGCCGGCGGCCTGGGGCTGATGGTGGCGCTGCTGGCCTATGCCGTGCTGACCCGCCCCTACACGGGCATCGGCGACTTCTTCCTGGCCAACTCGGTGTCCGGTGGCGGTGGCTACAACGTGGTCAACGTCATCCTGGTGGACTTCCGCGGCTTCGACACCCTGGGCGAGATCACCGTGCTGGCCATCGCCGCCGCCGGTGTCTACGGCCTGCTCAAGCACCTGCACCTGCCGCACCCGCTGGTCGATCCCAAGGGCACGCCCTGGTCCCGCGACAGCCATCCGATGATCCTCAACAACGTGGCCCGGGTACTGCTGCCGCTGGCGCTGCTGGTCTCGGCCTTCGTCTTCGTACGCGGCCACAACCTGCCCGGTGGTGGCTTCATCGCCGGCCTGATCACCGCCATCGCCCTGATCCTGCAGTACGTCGCCCATGGCGTGACCTGGACCCAGCGCCGCCTGCCCGTCAGCTACCACACCCTGGCCGGACTCGGCGTGCTGATCGCCGCCCTTACCGGGCTGGGTTCCCTGGCGTTCGGCCGACCCTTCCTCACCACCGCCTTCGACTACTTCGCCATTCCGCTGATCGGCAAGACCGAATTGGCCACCGCCCTGATCTTCGATCTGGGCGTCTACCTCGCCGTCGTCGGCGCCACCCTCCTGATCCTCTCCAACCTCGGCCACGTCAGCCGGGACGAGACGGACAAGGACGGTTCCAGCCAGGAGGTGCTCTAA
- a CDS encoding Na+/H+ antiporter subunit C, protein MEILFCTALGVLTASGVYLLLRARLYPVVLGLTLLSYAVNLFLFAMGRLRTGVPAVIGQAAEQADPVPQALVLTAIVIGFAMTAFVVALSLRALGELRTDHVDGEEPRR, encoded by the coding sequence ATGGAAATCCTGTTCTGCACGGCCCTTGGCGTGCTCACCGCCAGCGGCGTCTATCTGCTGCTGCGGGCCCGGCTCTATCCGGTGGTGCTCGGCCTCACCCTGCTCTCCTATGCGGTCAACCTCTTCCTCTTCGCCATGGGCCGGCTGCGTACCGGGGTGCCCGCGGTGATCGGCCAGGCCGCCGAGCAGGCCGATCCGGTGCCCCAGGCGCTGGTGCTCACCGCCATCGTCATCGGCTTCGCCATGACCGCCTTCGTGGTCGCTCTGTCGTTACGCGCCCTGGGCGAGTTGCGCACCGATCACGTGGACGGCGAGGAACCGCGCCGATGA
- a CDS encoding monovalent cation/H+ antiporter subunit D: MKHLIILPILIPLFMGAFLLMRPRLSAPTARRLSLLATWTLLPLAVVLLQRASSGSLEVYALGDWPAPFGIVLLLDRLAALMLFTVAVLAGCAALYACRGDDERGPDFHALFQFQLLGINGAFLTGDLFNLFVFFEILLIASYALLVHGAGPARVRAGLHYVVLNLVGSALFLIGIGLLYGLLGTLNMADLGLRVANAGPAQAPLLAAAGFLLLVVFGLKGAILPLYFWLPGAYSAASAPVAALFAIMTKVGLYAIVRVFLLVFGSTAGPLAGFVLPWLWPLAAVTLAAGVFGALAAHHLKALLGYLVVISVGMLLSGVALGSVAGLAAALFYLVHSTWIAGALFLLADLVAQQRGPQGDTLNSGPQLANPRLLGGLFFLGAVSVAGLPPFPGFLGKVMLLQATGTAWPALIIWPVVLLGGLGMLIALSRAGTTLFWRSNSAALSVRLDPVQLAATLGLLAGSPLLVAAAAPLHGYVLDTARQLLDVAPYFDIVRGVGP; encoded by the coding sequence ATGAAGCACCTGATCATCCTGCCGATCCTCATTCCGCTGTTCATGGGCGCCTTCCTGCTGATGCGCCCGCGGCTATCGGCGCCCACCGCGCGGCGGCTGTCGCTGCTCGCCACCTGGACGCTGCTGCCGCTGGCCGTGGTGCTCCTGCAGCGGGCCAGCAGCGGTAGCCTGGAGGTCTATGCCCTCGGCGACTGGCCGGCCCCCTTCGGCATCGTCCTGCTGCTGGATCGCCTGGCCGCCCTGATGCTGTTCACCGTGGCGGTGCTGGCCGGCTGCGCGGCGCTCTATGCCTGCCGCGGCGACGACGAACGCGGCCCGGATTTCCATGCGCTGTTCCAGTTCCAGTTGCTGGGCATCAATGGCGCCTTCCTCACCGGCGATCTGTTCAACCTCTTCGTCTTCTTCGAAATCCTGCTGATCGCCTCCTACGCCCTGCTGGTGCACGGTGCTGGTCCGGCCCGGGTGCGTGCCGGTTTGCACTACGTGGTGCTCAACCTGGTGGGCTCGGCGCTGTTCCTGATCGGCATCGGCCTGCTCTACGGCCTGCTCGGCACCCTCAATATGGCGGACCTGGGCCTGCGGGTGGCCAACGCCGGTCCGGCGCAGGCCCCGCTGCTGGCCGCGGCAGGCTTCCTGCTGTTGGTGGTGTTCGGCCTCAAGGGCGCCATCCTGCCGCTGTACTTCTGGCTGCCCGGCGCCTATTCCGCCGCCAGCGCCCCGGTCGCGGCGCTGTTCGCCATCATGACCAAGGTCGGCCTCTACGCCATCGTCCGCGTCTTTTTGCTGGTCTTCGGCAGCACCGCCGGCCCCCTGGCGGGCTTCGTGCTGCCCTGGCTCTGGCCACTGGCGGCGGTCACCCTGGCCGCGGGCGTATTCGGCGCCCTCGCCGCGCACCATCTCAAGGCCCTGCTCGGCTACCTGGTGGTGATCTCGGTGGGCATGCTGCTCAGCGGCGTCGCCCTGGGCAGCGTCGCGGGTCTGGCCGCCGCGCTGTTCTACCTGGTGCACAGCACCTGGATCGCTGGTGCCCTGTTCCTGCTGGCGGACCTTGTCGCCCAGCAGCGCGGTCCCCAGGGCGATACCCTGAACAGCGGTCCGCAGCTGGCCAATCCACGTCTGCTCGGCGGGCTGTTCTTCCTCGGCGCGGTATCCGTCGCCGGGCTGCCACCCTTCCCCGGCTTTCTCGGCAAGGTGATGCTCTTGCAGGCTACCGGTACCGCCTGGCCGGCGCTGATCATCTGGCCGGTGGTGCTGCTCGGCGGCCTCGGCATGCTCATCGCCCTGTCCCGCGCCGGCACCACCCTGTTCTGGCGCAGCAACAGCGCCGCCCTGAGCGTGCGTCTCGACCCCGTCCAGCTCGCCGCCACCCTTGGCCTGCTGGCGGGCAGTCCGCTGCTGGTCGCCGCCGCGGCGCCACTGCACGGCTATGTGCTGGACACCGCCCGGCAGTTGCTGGACGTGGCGCCCTACTTCGACATCGTCCGGGGGGTCGGTCCATGA
- a CDS encoding Na+/H+ antiporter subunit E — protein MKRWLPHPLLTLLLTLTWLLLNNTLSLGQLLLGLLLGWGIPLLCQDFLLPAPRLRRPGLLLRYALMVLYDIIVANLHVARLVLGPTQDLKPAFIEVPIDIEDEFLLTLLACVVSLTPGTVSSGLSADRKTLLLHGLDVADKAQVIRQVKTRYETPLKEIFECSPT, from the coding sequence ATGAAGCGCTGGCTGCCGCACCCGCTGCTCACCCTATTGCTGACCCTGACCTGGCTGCTGCTCAACAACACCCTGAGCCTCGGGCAACTGCTGCTGGGCCTGCTGCTCGGCTGGGGCATCCCGCTGCTCTGCCAGGACTTCCTGCTCCCTGCTCCGCGCCTGCGCCGCCCAGGCCTGCTGCTGCGCTACGCGCTGATGGTGCTGTACGACATCATCGTCGCCAACCTGCACGTCGCCCGCCTGGTGCTGGGGCCTACCCAGGATCTCAAGCCGGCCTTCATCGAGGTGCCCATCGACATCGAGGACGAATTCCTCCTCACCCTGCTGGCCTGCGTGGTCTCCCTCACTCCCGGCACCGTCTCCTCCGGCCTCAGCGCCGATCGCAAGACCCTGCTGCTGCATGGCCTGGACGTCGCCGACAAGGCGCAGGTGATCCGCCAGGTCAAGACCCGCTATGAAACCCCGCTCAAGGAGATCTTCGAATGCTCACCTACGTGA
- a CDS encoding K+/H+ antiporter subunit F, translated as MLTYVTLLCMGMMGVAAVLNVYRLVKGPDIPDRVLALDTLYINVLALIVLFGIWLATAVFFEAALLIAVTGFVGTVALGKHMLHGEIID; from the coding sequence ATGCTCACCTACGTGACGCTGCTGTGTATGGGCATGATGGGCGTGGCCGCCGTGCTCAACGTCTATCGCCTGGTGAAGGGCCCGGACATCCCGGATCGGGTGCTGGCCCTGGATACCCTCTACATCAACGTCCTGGCGCTGATCGTGCTGTTCGGCATCTGGCTGGCCACCGCCGTCTTTTTCGAGGCGGCGCTGCTCATCGCCGTGACCGGCTTCGTCGGCACCGTGGCGCTGGGCAAGCATATGCTCCACGGCGAAATCATCGACTGA
- a CDS encoding Na+/H+ antiporter subunit G yields the protein MPFWLELLICALLLIGSSFALIGAIGLYRLPDFFMRLHGPTKATTLGVGSTIIASMLFFSVQGDGLSLHELLIALFLFITAPVSAHMMARAALQQKVKLVERTDGRPWQ from the coding sequence ATGCCCTTCTGGCTCGAACTCCTGATCTGCGCCCTGCTGCTCATCGGCAGCAGCTTCGCCCTCATCGGCGCCATCGGCCTCTACCGGCTGCCGGACTTCTTCATGCGCCTGCATGGCCCGACCAAGGCCACCACCCTGGGCGTGGGCAGCACCATCATCGCCTCCATGCTGTTCTTCAGCGTCCAGGGCGACGGCCTCAGCCTGCACGAGTTGCTGATCGCCCTGTTCCTCTTCATCACCGCGCCGGTGAGCGCCCACATGATGGCCCGAGCCGCGCTCCAGCAGAAGGTCAAGCTGGTGGAACGCACCGATGGGCGCCCATGGCAGTGA
- a CDS encoding putative hemolysin yields MRNCISYLATSVLLTSLLSTLGCSSNSRDVRPEHNAQLANPASEYCISQGGRLENRKDASGNEYSLCRFADGREIEEWALYRRAHP; encoded by the coding sequence ATGCGTAACTGCATTTCTTACCTGGCTACCAGCGTCCTCTTGACCAGCCTGCTCTCGACCCTCGGCTGTAGCAGCAATAGCCGTGACGTGCGACCAGAGCACAACGCCCAGCTCGCCAATCCGGCGTCCGAGTACTGCATCAGCCAAGGTGGCCGCCTGGAAAACCGCAAGGACGCCAGCGGTAACGAGTACAGCCTGTGTCGCTTCGCCGATGGCCGTGAGATCGAGGAGTGGGCGCTGTACCGCCGCGCCCACCCCTGA